A stretch of DNA from Tigriopus californicus strain San Diego chromosome 8, Tcal_SD_v2.1, whole genome shotgun sequence:
actaaccacgCAAGAGGGCCACGAAAATGCATCTCCATTTTGCACTTTCGATCCGATTGCAACTCTTTTGCAACGCAAGACCCACTCCCTCTCATTTCAAAGAGGGAGGAACCACGACACCGGCGACAAATGAAGGAACAGGTCCTGTTACATTGACTTACTGAACGCCCGGGGTGGTCAGATTCCGTTCGGATTGATGGCGGGGCGTCTCGGTCAGACCGAGGGTTCCATTGACACGCCCAATTTGCACGAGTAAGTCCGGCCTGCATTCGCTTCCAGAATGGGGGAACACTTGTTCCTGGGTCAGTTCCAACTTGGACGCGAACATCAAGGCCCCGTCATTGACCATCTTGTACATTTGGGCGTATTGACTGACATCTCCGGCGCCCTACAGTAGAAAAAAGGTAGACGAATGAGCTGGAGAACGGATATTGGTTGAGCGGCCGACAGACTAGCTCGGTTTTCTTACCTCGTTGAGAAACTCTTCGGCAGGTCGGAACAACCAGGGTACAAAACCTTCAAAGAAATCCTTGGCTGACTCTCGCACGTCGGTTTTGACACTTCGGAGGTACTAAAATAtgaacaagaaattgaaagtacTCTGTGTGAGTCGCCTTGCATCGGTTTCCAACCCAGGAACGGTGGGTGTACTTACCGAAATCAATTCAAGAGTGATGGACACGAGTCGATCGAATTCACCGCGATAGGGAGGAGACACCGGCAGAATGGGCACATCTTTGAAGAAGTTGGTCACCATCTTGGACGAATTCTCGCTTACGTACCCTTTCAAATAGTTGTCCACCTaatttcaaggtttttttcccaTATCAATTTCTCGCGTTCccagttgaaaaaaaaatcacaagtCTTACTTGGTTTTCCACGTTCAAGAGCCAATGTCTAAGGCACTGGGAGATGTCCTTGTGATTCGACCATGAGGCTCTGGCGGGGAAAATCGGATTACACTTGCGCCACATCAAGCCTTGGCTTCCATCGATTTGACACGGCCGAGACACGGTGGTCATCTGAGGATGGGCGGAATTAGGGATTATGCCCATTTAAGGATGATCCAATTCACTCACCTTTTTGGCAATGGGCCATTGAACCATGTCTTCTTCAGTGAGGAGGCACACCTCGTTCAGGGTTTGAGCGTGGTAGACCTTGACGGTGGTGGAGGTCATGGCACGATCGTGGCCATCAATCGAGACTTCACACGTGAAAGTCTCGTCCTTCTAGACGATAAAATATGCTATTGGGATCACGGTTTTGGAGGAGGTGAAAGGGAGGAGGGGAACGTTACCTGGATCTCGCGGATCTTGAGCATGAGCCCGATGGTCACGGTGGTTTTCTGGTAGGGAAACCAGACGTTTTCCACAAAAATGTGCGAGGAGTTGCCcggaaatttggccaagtccaCGCCATTGCGTTTCCAGGTGAACCGATATTGGGAGACAATCCCCAGAGAGACTTGTTGGTGAGCCAGGCAATTCAAAGTGTGGAATTCCTTCAAATGCAGGTCCTGAAAATCCAGAAATAATTACATTACGTCAACCAATTTCTTGATCGAAGTGGAAAAATGCTACCATCAACTCAACCACAAAATAACTCCGGATCATTAGCCTACATTATATGTACACACGCCATTTGAATCACCCTCGTATCGGGAAAAGCTAATCCAAGGATTTCTAATTCATTGGGACAAGAGCCAATCATTCAAGTAAAACCTTGGCCTCCTACGTCATCTTTCCTTTCATCAACCTAGGAACACTAAACACACATATTGACatagaaatttgttttggttaGTTATAACAATAATTCGCTTCAATACTAGGGAAACATTCTTCTGAAGGTCTTTGCTTACTATGCATGGCAGGTTAACTAGCATTAGATTTGCCACCTCTTCTCAATTGAGTTACTTATCTCTGAATTCATTGTTATAGTGTCTAACTCCAGGCTTCATCTACATCAAAGTTAACCGTATTTTCCACTTCTCCTTCCTTTAAGGCATTAACCACAAGGGCATTCAGCCATTAGCAATAGGCCCATGTCAATCGAGAGAGCATTTTTAAGTACAATTGGGCATTAAGAACGGTCAAAAAGAAGGTTGGAACAAATTCAAGTCCAATTATGCCTAAACGAACGGCCTGGAATCAGTCTAAACTGGTAGTTTTTCTCAGGTATCAATAGTTTAAGATCTCGAAATCCATCTAAATTTGAGGCGGATCAAGCATTCCAAATAATAGGAGCGCCAATATCAAGCGGCACGAATTTCCAATTGCCTTGTCGGGCAGGGTCTTATAGAAGCGCCAGCATTTCTATACAAGTCATATGAACCAACATATATTTTTGCAACCTTCAAAGAATTCAAGTTTGATTCCCCTTTTAGGGTTCTTCTTAGTTTGCACTGAATGTTGAAGCTCATTTCTTTTGTCCATAGACCGTACTTCAGGCATTAAGACGCGATAATGAGTACTTACgaaaatttgttaaaaaaacacCTTGATAAGATTGAGATGTCACAAAAGAGCAATGgttattgatcaaaaaaagaaagatacGAAGAATATTCTCAGAGAGCCATCACAGATACCCTCGAACCGGATGCCCtccttcaattgattttttgataacGCTCTTGGGTCTTCTTCAAGATGTCTTGCTTGGCCTTTTCTTTCCGGGTTTGAGCGTTCGTCCCCACGAAGGTCGGATCCACGCCCAAACCGGATCGTTCCACCCTTTGCTCGACAGAAACGGGCTCCACTCGACCCTGCGCTGTCTTGCCCAAACCTGACCCTTCGGTCCAACCCATCTGAGCCAGCATCTTGAAgcctttgttctttttggtAATGGAAGTCTTGGCATCGGCCATTTCGGTCTTGGCGTGGGGATGACTTGAGCCCACCGTTTTTCGACGTAATCCAGCCCGATCTTGGTAAGGTTGGGCTGGGCCGTTTGTTTTAGCCTCGGGCGGTTGAGTATTGGCATGATTTATGCCGTACTTTTGACGAATGGCCTTCATGGCTTTCTTCCGAGATTGATCGGGTGACTCTCTGGGCACTTGGGGTGTGACGATAGGGGTTTTCATCAAGCCGGGCTCACACTCGAGACAGGTTTGAATCCCGGGATGGACGTGGCACACCAAACCCGTGGTGCCAATCGTGATGCGGGAGCCATGGCCGATTTCACGGGTCTCATCCCCTTTCAGACGGCGATCGTTAATCACGGAGCCATTGGTACTACCTTGATCTTGATAGTAGAACTTGCCGTCCTGATATGTGATCCGGGCGTGACTCTTGCTGCAACCAATATCGTCCAAAAGTACATCATGCTCGCCCTCGCGACCCACGGACCCACCCATGCATGTAACGATGAACAATTCGCCACAAGTCATGACCTCGGATTGAACCACTACCATGCGGATACATGGCGGGATCGCTTCGGGTGGCTCCGTGTCCGCTTCGGAGGTACTAGAACTATCCGAAGTGGAACCATAGGATTCGGACGAGTCCAGTTCGCCCTCTTCgccctcctcttctttctcttgtgGTTCGTGATCATCACCATCTTCATTTTCGGTCCGGGGACTCCTCGCCAGACTCGATTCGGTTTCCTGGGCTTCATCCGGGGCTTGGTCTCTTTCGGACCGGCGTCGTTTTCGTTCTTGGGCCTTGCTGCGCTTCGGCTTGGTCTTCTTCAGCCCCGTTTCCAAATCCACCGTCGCATGGACCAGGTACTCTTTGGTATCATAATCGTAGCGATAATAGATACCGCGGGTGCCATCGTAGTACAGACCCCGTTGGGCATCGTAGTAGTAGCCCGAACTATAATCGTAATACAAGCCCGACGTCTCCTCATAGACCATGCTCTGACTTTGAACCACTTGGGATGCGGCGGCCGTCACTTGTTCCACAATGCTCTCCGATCCAGACCCGTTGTGCCAACCACGCGACGATTCCCGAACCGTTCCCGACTCGGATCCAGGTCCCGATCCGGGCCCGGGGGAAGGACTGCCACGGTCCAGATCGACTTGTACGCCTCGAGTCGAATGTTCGGCCGGCAGCAATTTGCGGCCCAAATGTTCGATCTGCACTCGGAGCTCTTCCGTGTACGATTGACTGGAAGCCAGTTTGGCCTCGAGGCGTTGATTTTGAACCCGCAAGCGGTCCATTTCCCCTTCTAGCTCGATCACACGGGACTGGAGACGCTGGACATCGTCCTCTGAGACCGGATCAGTCATGGCCAATGGATTCATGGATTTATAGACACATGCCGCCTTCTCATGTAGACGGGAATCAGTGGTCTCCAAGAGGCAGTTTCAAAGGTTGCCTTCTCAATCTCAATCTTTCTGTTAAAAGCCAGTGTGTATGTTGTTTGTTGACAAACGTCCAAGCCTCTGCCTGACGTCACACGTGGTGACCAAAAGGGCGGGAAAATTGGAAGCACGAAAAACAGTCTGCTTCGGCATGCTTCGATTACATTTATACTGTATGTATATGCTACAACAAAAACTTGCTCCAGATCTTGGGAGGGGGGTTAAATAAAAGTGTTaaggatggaaaaagtggcGGTGCTTACCTCGTGAGACTCCAAGATGGTCAACGACCTCGGAAAGACTTCCACTTCGGGTTTCGAGGCTACCATCACACTTCGGGCGGTCGAGCTGTGCGTGACAAACGGCCTCGTGCCCGACCAACCGTGTTTCGCGGCGCCATCCCCCGTTGAGCGAAGGGAGCTCCGCCAAACCTCGAGCGGGATGAGGGCCTGCAGCTCCTCGTCGGATACCTGTTCCACCACGGGTCCGGGGGTGGATAAGAGGAGAAAAACGGACGAGATTTAAGAACAAAGAAGAGGGATTTCTTTGTCTGAGGAGGCTCGAACGGAGGCTGCCGAGTAAAACAATACAAAGAAGGGGCAAGACGAACATCGAGAGAGCAGGGTGCTAAAGATAATTTAGGGGACCCGAGGGAAGCATTGTTGGGCACCAGTACTTCCTTCACGGcatttctcgctctctctcacTGTTCATAAAAGCACTCGCACTGACTGCCAAGCTCTAAATGAACGACGGACGATGCCATCCATCCCCCCGCCCCACTAACCTTCGGCAAAAGTCCATAACCAATATGATCTACATTCGGAAGGCGAGGCATGCGTTTTTTGCAACGGGATATGCATTCCTTTTCTCCCGAAGTTTCATGGGCCCTCGTTCCGCTTTTTTACTCACCTCACACTCGAAGAGCCCATTATCTTTCTTGCCCAAATGCCTCAACGTGAGGACACTCGTGTTGCCTCTAACACCAATGAAACTGGTCTCGACGCGCCTGGAAATAGATATATACGTGGTGAGTGTTGATGAAGTCGTGAGGTCGCATATCATTCTTCTAGAAAATTATTCAGTCTACTTAATCAGGAACCGATTAACGAACAGCTTTCACATCAGATCGATCCAAATCAATATCCTTTTTTCCGTTCTTCCCTCTTTAAATTTGCCGTTTCGGCATGACAAACGACAAAACTCGTCCATGTCGCCGATCTGTGCTTTCTAAGTTACTCAGTGTGCTATGTAGTTctacctacatacatacaagcAGTACAGCGTAAGTGAACGAATTGAATCAAACGGACAAAGATACCAGATCAAGGGGATGAGATTGAAGCTTTTGACGTGGGCCAAAAAATGTCCTGGTTTTGCAAATCTAATTTCCTGTCCGTCTTTTTTTTCGGCCAATCTCTTTccccttctcttcttcttctttacccTTCAATAATACCTATCTCTCCATTTCTCGACAACGTCAAGGGTCTGCTAGCCATCTTGACTCGGGTTTGTTATATGGTCCAGGAGCTCGAGGAGACCCTTTCTATATCTGTGTTCCCTGATTCCCCGAGTCTCTTTCGGTTTTCACAATTGCTCAAGAAAGCACTGAAGCGCATTGGGACTATCCTTTAAGGATTCAAAATGGGGACCCTGGTCTGAATCGAGTTGGATTTGCGTGATATCAAAGACTTTCCCGGGTTTTCAATTAAGACATGAACAATGTCCAATGTCTTCGGGCATGAAACCTAATGGAACGACCCGTCAACATCAACAACTATTACTGCTACGCCACCACCACCGACCACTAGTTCTCAGAGCACGCCACCATTAGAACCAACAGTGGGTCAATCCTCGAGGTTTTCCAAGACGAGGACACCAACTTAAAGTGTAACTAAACTTCTGGGACAGCCAGCAATGATGAATGGTCGAGCATTTAAAgggtttcaaaagaaatcttCCTCGCGGCGTTTTCCATGATTTCCTTAAAAACACCCGACATGCggcatttccattttctgtCATCCACTGGATCCAAATGAAGCCATGATATGTCGTGAAGAGTGTTTCAAAATGTTTAATGGGTAGAAGAGTGAACCCTTCGCCATTTAATCTTGTGTTATTTATTCCATTGGCTTTCCGTTGGCTGCTTCCCTCTTCACCCTTCAGCAAATGTGGCTCAAAATCGAGCCCGGACAATTGAACAGCGAGCCAATGGATCGGAAACTCAttctcccttctttctttccccgTGGTCCGTTAACGGTCAAGCAACGAGCAGAGCTGCGCAGCCAATTCACTGCACGTGGAGGCTCGACCTCTTCATTCTCGAGGAAAAAAGGGACGAGGGGAACAACAGTTGGAGATTCCACTTCCCGTCAAAACATGACACTCCAGATTGGCTACCTCCCATGTCGCTCTCTGAGAGGAAGCTCACAGAGGCTCCCAGAAGCTCACAGCCAGCagtgttccaatgttccaagaGATGTCCAAGAGATGGAGAAGGTCTGGGAAGTACTCGTAAGTGGAGAAATACTCTGGAGGGATCAAGACACAACTTGTTGACTCCAGAGAGAACCAGGGAATCAACACACAACCTTCACAGCATGAAGACGAACATCCCCGACCAGTTAGTGAGGAGCACCGCCCCACGCACGAACTCTGGGTTGTCAAAACGGGCAGCAGGAGAAGGAAGATGGCTTGGCAGAAGACGAGAAGTTGGTTGGACCTAATTTGAAAGATGATCATGGATGTCTCTTCAGGGGGTCTTTCAGGATAGCTTCAGGAACATTCTCGTCGAGCCAGTTCGAGCGTGCGTGGATGGAAGGTCGACCATCACTGAACTAAGTAGCATTCAAAGTTATCACAGGGTTCGCTGAAGTTCTCTAGGGGAATTATTTCACTCTTACATCATTGGAATGCGACAGTAGCTTGGAAACAGCTTGTTAGGTATACAAATCACATTGAAGATGGTTGATGGGCGTTTTAACACGTTAAGTGACCATCAGGATATCGCAATCAACTTCCAAGAGCTGCTCTACAACAGGCTAAAAATTGGGTTTAAAATggttcatcttttttttagaattttaAGTGAAAACTTATTTAATACCTGGCCAGACAACCAAAAACTGCTCCCACTGCTTGCATGCTCCCACGCTTtatatcttgatttttttggttcacAGATGGTGCTTAAATTACACCACTCGCCTTCACGCCGAAATGTGAAAACGGTAgtctttgaattttcaaaaaatgttcaacatGTAGCTATGAGCGAGGGAAGTCTTCTATGCCCATGACGCAAATTACGAACCCTTCGTATAAACGGCTCATGGCATCATCAGCAAGTCAACCAATCGGAACTCCCTGGCCAACAACCGGGCCATTTATCACAATATGATTCGCTCCTCCACTCACGGAGTGTTGGGGGGGGTTTATTGAGGGGGACCACCGCATTCTTATTCTTAACTGAATGCATGATCCATTCATTCAAGAATTCATAGCCAGGGAAGGCAGGAGCTCTTTGGAACGGCATCAGGGGTAGAATCAATTCCCTTCACCCATTTTCACTCTGAATTTGCCTCCTTGAGTATAAAATAGGGCGGGGGAGGATAGAGGATAGAGAAGGGGGGGACACAACGAAGAGATAAGCTTGAATATCTAATGCAACAACATATTAGGTTTCCTCATAGGGTGCTCAACCCGAGTTCATGGGCGAAAATATTCCACTCAAATGGCACATTGGAGAGCTATCTGCCACCCGAAAGCACCCAAGATGAACACTTTTGATCATGATAA
This window harbors:
- the LOC131885293 gene encoding angiogenic factor with G patch and FHA domains 1-like; protein product: MNPLAMTDPVSEDDVQRLQSRVIELEGEMDRLRVQNQRLEAKLASSQSYTEELRVQIEHLGRKLLPAEHSTRGVQVDLDRGSPSPGPGSGPGSESGTVRESSRGWHNGSGSESIVEQVTAAASQVVQSQSMVYEETSGLYYDYSSGYYYDAQRGLYYDGTRGIYYRYDYDTKEYLVHATVDLETGLKKTKPKRSKAQERKRRRSERDQAPDEAQETESSLARSPRTENEDGDDHEPQEKEEEGEEGELDSSESYGSTSDSSSTSEADTEPPEAIPPCIRMVVVQSEVMTCGELFIVTCMGGSVGREGEHDVLLDDIGCSKSHARITYQDGKFYYQDQGSTNGSVINDRRLKGDETREIGHGSRITIGTTGLVCHVHPGIQTCLECEPGLMKTPIVTPQVPRESPDQSRKKAMKAIRQKYGINHANTQPPEAKTNGPAQPYQDRAGLRRKTVGSSHPHAKTEMADAKTSITKKNKGFKMLAQMGWTEGSGLGKTAQGRVEPVSVEQRVERSGLGVDPTFVGTNAQTRKEKAKQDILKKTQERYQKIN